The stretch of DNA TGAATCCCAGATTCCAAACAGGATTCGCCTGCACGATCGGGTTGAAGCCCGGCAGCGTTCGCCCGTACTCAATCGAAGTATAGCCTGAGGCCGAATTGTACTTCAGTACGTCCATGTAGCCGTCTGCTCCAAAGTCACTCGGAACCAGCTTCTGGCTCGCCCCCCAATTGGCCTGACTTCCCACTGCTGAGACCAACCCGGCGGCGGCCTGACCGTAACGAACCTCGGCACTTCCCGTTACGGAAGAATAGAGAATGACGTCTCCATGCCCGTCCCCATCGTAGTCGCCAGGGACAACCTTCAGACCAGCGGCCCAGGTTGTCTGACTCCCTGCCGCGAAGGTCAATCCGGCGGCGGCCCGACCATAGCGAATCTCAGTGTAGCCCGTTGCGCTGTCGTAGATCAGGACATCCGAGAAGCCATCGCCGTTGAAATCGACGCCCCCGTTCGTCCTGGTCCCATAGAGCTTCCGGACAGAACGCGTATCCAGGACGCTGAGGCGCCCTGAACTGTTTCCGCCGTTGTTGCAATAGTGCATGACGGACTGATTGTCATAGCGCGACCAGAAGGATCCGCTCCCACCACCAGGAGGGTTGCAGGTGGCATCAGCTGGATCGGAGTTGTCGACACGATCCTGCTCATGGGAGAACCCAAGCACATGGCCGAACTCATGCACGGCGAGATATTGCAGTCGCGCCAGTCCCTGTGCGGAGGTGATGTTGGTTGGAACCGCGATATGCATGCTCTCTGCTTCAGTGGGCAGCCGTAGCCCCCCACGCCCCAATTGAGAGCTTCCGCCACCACCAGCATCCGTTGCGGCATTCACCAGCACCCGGATGAATTTCTGATCACCTGTCGTGGGGCAAAGTGCGAAGCCTCCGAACTGAATTCTTGCCGCACG from Myxococcaceae bacterium JPH2 encodes:
- a CDS encoding VCBS repeat-containing protein is translated as MVWLILLQGGIDWVVFKELGVSNSSGFLSGWRAAMSNRVVGSRFLFASFVTAAFLGGACQSPEPENEAPTEVGVNSAGLWTESGVQLWTTGDTIPVCWIDPGFDAAKGIIRAAIESQWQRAARIQFGGFALCPTTGDQKFIRVLVNAATDAGGGGSSQLGRGGLRLPTEAESMHIAVPTNITSAQGLARLQYLAVHEFGHVLGFSHEQDRVDNSDPADATCNPPGGGSGSFWSRYDNQSVMHYCNNGGNSSGRLSVLDTRSVRKLYGTRTNGGVDFNGDGFSDVLIYDSATGYTEIRYGRAAAGLTFAAGSQTTWAAGLKVVPGDYDGDGHGDVILYSSVTGSAEVRYGQAAAGLVSAVGSQANWGASQKLVPSDFGADGYMDVLKYNSASGYTSIEYGRTLPGFNPIVQANPVWNLGF